Proteins encoded within one genomic window of Amycolatopsis sp. 2-15:
- a CDS encoding biotin carboxylase N-terminal domain-containing protein, with translation MFSRVAIVNRGEAAMRLIHAVRDLSAETGARIETVALYTDADRSATFVREADVAYSLGPASARPYLDLDKLEKALVETKADAAWVGWGFVAEDPAFAQLCEKVGVTFIGPSAEAMRQLGDKIGAKLIAEEVGVPVAPWSRGEVATLEDALAAGDKIGYPLMLKATAGGGGRGIRKVSSADELTDAYERTSQEALRAFGSGIVFLERLVTGARHVEVQVISDGETAWALGVRDCSVQRRNQKIIEESASPVLAPEQTAELKSSAERLAVKVGYRGACTVEFLYHPGEKLFAFLEVNTRLQVEHPITEITTGTDLVQLQLHVAAGGKLEGEQPAELGHAVEARLNAEDPDRDFAPSPGHIARLLLPAGPGIRVDTGVSEGDTIPADFDSMIAKIIAYGRDRDQALARLRRAMSETTVIIEGGATNKSFVLDLLDQPEVIDASADTGWIDRVRGEGRLVTSKHSAIALAAAAIEAYEDEEEIARVRLLSTAHGGRPQVQFESGRPLDLKLRGVAYRVSVARIGPKRFRVGISGGGDVHPADVEIERFDSHSGQITVNGTRFRLVAATHGPIHLVEVDGITHRVSRDEGGVVRSPAPALVVATPLSVGDEVDGGAPILVLESMKMETVLRAPFRARVRELPVSIGSQVETGAALMRLEPLADDDDAAEAADVAETVEIELPAEPTAASAADRAARGLQDLRGLLLGFDVDPHDQRRTLAGYLAARAEQGASRPLAGEVELLGVFADLSELTRNKPAGEDASPASPVHSAREYFHTYLQSLDVERAGLPETFQARLRRVLGHYGVADLERTPELEEAVFRIFLAQQRSSSDVAIVTALLRQWLTEAPPTGDLREEAGLALEHLVAATQVRHPAVSDFARGVVFRWFAQPLLRRARAEVYAEVRQSLKYLDRNPDAADRAELIAGMVSSSEPLVRLLGQRIDRPGTDPAPLLEVLTRRYYGNKSLSEIERREVAECVFVTAEHAEPARVVTTAVDFTRLPAAVRAAGELASDAGTYAVADIYVTWADQPDSDTMATSLGEVLAAQPLPDAITRITTTVAGGGGAVMHHHFTFRRGADGFAEDRLIRGLHPRVAERMQLERLQEFDLTRLPSADEEVYLFKCVAQANPADERLVAMAQVRDLTPLREADGRLVSLPAAEDTLAACLDAIRNVQAQRPARKRFDTNRIVVYVWPPSDLTMDELNLLARRVLPSTAGAGVEEIQFLARRRKPETGELTELAVTIRNEAGSGVRLSVGEPSQDPVQPLDDYRQKVLRAARRDTVYPYELTNLLAGGGTFTEHDLDDSGALVPVERPKGRNKAGIVAGVVSTPTERVPEGVTRVVLLGDPTKSLGALAEPECARVIGALDLAERMRVPVEWFALSSGAKISMDSGVENMDWIAAALKRIVEFTQDGGEINIVVSGITVGGQPYWNAEATMLMHTKGILVMTPDSAMVLTGKQSLDFSGGVSAEDNFGIGGYDRVMGPNGQAQYWAPNLAGARDVLMSHYDHTYVVPGEPGPRTAATSDPVSRDMSDFPHAIVGSDFTTVGQIFSAEHNPDRKKPFDIRTVMRALSDQDHPVLERWAGMADADTAAVQDVHIGGHPVCLLGIESRSVPRRGFPPTDGPDTYTAGTLFPRSSKKVARAINSASGNRPLVVLANLSGFDGSPESMRKLQLEYGAEIGRAIVNFDGPIVFTVISRYHGGAFVVFSKALNPNMTVLALEGSFASVLGGAPAAAVVFSGEVNTRTANDPRVSSLQARLGELSGAERAACAAELAEVQSSVRAEKLGEVAAEFDRVHSIQRAVEVGSVDAIVSVADLRPRIVEAIEHGLKR, from the coding sequence GTGTTCAGTCGTGTCGCCATCGTGAACCGCGGGGAAGCCGCTATGCGGTTGATCCACGCTGTCCGAGATCTTTCCGCGGAGACCGGTGCCCGGATCGAGACGGTCGCCCTCTACACGGACGCGGACCGGTCCGCGACGTTCGTGCGGGAGGCCGACGTGGCCTACTCGCTGGGGCCGGCCTCGGCGCGCCCGTACCTCGATCTGGACAAGCTGGAGAAGGCGCTGGTCGAGACGAAGGCCGACGCCGCATGGGTCGGCTGGGGCTTCGTCGCCGAGGACCCGGCGTTCGCCCAGCTGTGCGAGAAGGTGGGGGTCACCTTCATCGGGCCGAGCGCGGAGGCCATGCGCCAGCTCGGTGACAAGATCGGCGCGAAGCTGATCGCCGAAGAGGTCGGCGTCCCCGTGGCGCCGTGGAGCCGCGGCGAGGTGGCCACGCTCGAAGACGCGCTGGCGGCCGGCGACAAGATCGGCTACCCGCTCATGCTCAAGGCGACCGCGGGCGGCGGCGGGCGCGGTATCCGCAAGGTGTCCTCGGCCGACGAGCTCACCGACGCCTACGAGCGCACCAGCCAGGAAGCGCTGCGCGCGTTCGGCAGCGGCATCGTCTTCCTGGAGCGCCTGGTCACGGGCGCCCGTCACGTCGAGGTCCAGGTGATCTCCGACGGCGAGACCGCATGGGCGCTGGGCGTGCGCGACTGCTCGGTGCAGCGGCGCAACCAGAAGATCATCGAGGAGTCCGCGTCGCCGGTCCTCGCGCCGGAGCAGACGGCCGAGCTGAAGTCCTCGGCCGAGCGGCTCGCGGTCAAGGTCGGCTACCGCGGCGCGTGCACCGTCGAATTCCTCTACCACCCGGGCGAGAAGCTGTTCGCCTTCCTCGAGGTGAACACCCGGCTGCAGGTGGAACACCCGATCACCGAGATCACCACCGGTACGGACCTCGTGCAGTTGCAGCTGCACGTCGCGGCGGGCGGCAAGCTCGAGGGCGAGCAGCCCGCCGAGCTCGGCCACGCCGTGGAGGCGCGGCTCAACGCCGAGGACCCCGACCGCGACTTCGCCCCGTCGCCCGGCCACATCGCGCGGCTGCTGCTGCCGGCCGGCCCCGGCATCCGCGTCGACACCGGCGTGAGCGAAGGCGACACGATCCCCGCCGACTTCGACTCGATGATCGCGAAGATCATCGCCTACGGCCGGGACCGCGACCAGGCGCTCGCCCGCCTGCGCCGCGCGATGTCCGAGACCACCGTGATCATCGAGGGCGGCGCCACCAACAAGAGCTTCGTGCTCGACCTGCTCGACCAGCCCGAGGTGATCGACGCCAGCGCCGACACCGGCTGGATCGACCGCGTCCGCGGCGAGGGCCGCCTGGTCACCAGCAAGCACTCCGCGATCGCGCTCGCCGCCGCGGCCATCGAGGCCTACGAGGACGAGGAAGAGATCGCCCGCGTCCGGCTCCTGTCGACCGCGCACGGCGGCCGTCCGCAGGTGCAGTTCGAGAGCGGCCGCCCGCTCGACCTGAAGCTGCGCGGCGTCGCATACCGGGTGAGCGTCGCGCGCATCGGGCCGAAGCGTTTCCGCGTCGGCATCAGCGGCGGCGGCGACGTGCACCCGGCCGACGTCGAGATCGAGCGCTTCGACTCCCACAGCGGCCAGATCACCGTGAACGGCACGCGGTTCCGCCTCGTCGCCGCCACCCACGGCCCGATCCACCTGGTCGAGGTCGACGGCATCACCCACCGCGTGAGCCGCGACGAGGGCGGTGTCGTCCGCTCCCCCGCGCCCGCGCTGGTGGTCGCGACCCCGCTGTCCGTCGGCGACGAGGTCGACGGAGGCGCGCCGATCCTCGTGCTGGAGAGCATGAAGATGGAGACGGTGCTGCGCGCACCGTTCCGCGCTCGGGTGCGAGAGCTGCCCGTGTCGATCGGCAGCCAGGTCGAGACCGGCGCCGCGCTGATGCGCCTCGAGCCGCTGGCCGACGACGATGACGCGGCGGAAGCCGCCGACGTCGCCGAGACCGTCGAGATCGAGCTGCCCGCCGAGCCCACGGCCGCCTCCGCCGCCGACCGCGCGGCGCGCGGGCTGCAGGATCTGCGCGGCCTGCTGCTCGGGTTCGACGTCGACCCGCACGACCAGCGCCGCACGCTCGCCGGCTACCTCGCCGCGCGCGCCGAGCAGGGTGCTTCCCGGCCGCTGGCGGGCGAGGTGGAGCTGCTGGGCGTGTTCGCCGACCTGTCGGAGCTCACGCGCAACAAGCCGGCCGGCGAAGACGCCAGCCCGGCGAGCCCGGTGCACAGCGCCCGCGAGTACTTCCACACCTACCTGCAGAGCCTCGACGTGGAGCGCGCCGGGCTGCCCGAGACGTTCCAGGCCCGCCTGCGCCGCGTCCTCGGCCACTACGGCGTGGCCGACCTGGAGCGCACGCCGGAGCTGGAGGAGGCGGTCTTCCGCATCTTCCTTGCGCAGCAACGGTCTTCGTCGGACGTCGCGATCGTCACGGCGCTGCTGCGGCAGTGGCTCACGGAGGCACCGCCCACCGGCGACCTGCGCGAGGAGGCCGGCCTGGCGCTGGAGCACCTCGTCGCCGCCACGCAGGTGCGCCACCCGGCCGTGAGCGACTTCGCGCGCGGTGTGGTGTTCCGCTGGTTCGCCCAGCCGCTGCTGCGCCGCGCCCGCGCGGAGGTCTACGCCGAGGTCCGCCAGAGCCTGAAGTACCTCGACCGCAACCCGGACGCGGCTGACCGCGCGGAGCTCATCGCCGGCATGGTGTCGAGCTCGGAGCCGCTGGTGCGGCTGCTCGGTCAGCGCATCGACCGGCCCGGCACGGATCCCGCGCCGCTGCTGGAAGTTCTCACCCGGCGTTACTACGGCAACAAGAGCCTGTCCGAAATCGAACGGCGCGAGGTCGCCGAGTGTGTGTTCGTCACCGCGGAGCACGCCGAGCCCGCGCGGGTGGTCACCACGGCCGTCGACTTCACGCGGCTGCCCGCCGCCGTCCGCGCCGCGGGTGAGCTGGCGAGCGACGCCGGCACCTACGCCGTGGCCGACATCTACGTGACGTGGGCCGACCAGCCCGACTCCGACACGATGGCCACGAGCCTCGGCGAGGTCCTCGCCGCGCAGCCGCTGCCGGACGCGATCACGCGCATCACCACCACCGTCGCCGGGGGCGGCGGGGCCGTGATGCACCACCACTTCACGTTCCGCCGCGGTGCCGACGGCTTCGCGGAGGACCGGCTGATCCGCGGCCTGCACCCGCGCGTCGCCGAGCGCATGCAGCTGGAGCGGCTGCAGGAGTTCGACCTCACGCGCCTGCCTTCGGCGGACGAAGAGGTGTACCTGTTCAAGTGCGTCGCGCAGGCCAACCCGGCCGACGAGCGCCTGGTCGCGATGGCGCAGGTGCGTGACCTGACGCCGCTGCGCGAGGCCGACGGCCGGCTCGTGTCGCTGCCCGCGGCCGAGGACACGCTGGCCGCGTGCCTCGACGCGATCCGCAACGTGCAGGCGCAGCGCCCGGCCCGGAAACGCTTCGACACCAACCGGATCGTCGTCTACGTGTGGCCGCCGAGCGACCTCACGATGGACGAGCTGAACCTGCTCGCCCGGCGCGTGCTGCCGTCGACGGCGGGCGCGGGCGTGGAGGAGATCCAGTTCCTGGCGCGGCGGCGCAAGCCGGAGACGGGTGAGCTGACCGAGCTGGCCGTGACGATCCGCAACGAGGCCGGCTCCGGCGTGCGCCTGTCCGTCGGCGAGCCGTCGCAGGACCCGGTGCAGCCGTTGGACGACTACCGCCAGAAGGTGCTGCGCGCGGCGCGGCGCGACACCGTGTACCCGTACGAGCTCACCAACCTGCTCGCCGGCGGCGGCACGTTCACCGAGCACGACCTCGACGACTCCGGCGCCCTCGTGCCGGTCGAGCGGCCGAAGGGGCGCAACAAGGCCGGGATCGTCGCGGGGGTCGTCTCCACGCCGACCGAGCGGGTGCCTGAGGGCGTCACGCGGGTGGTGCTGCTGGGCGACCCGACGAAGTCCCTCGGCGCGCTCGCGGAGCCGGAGTGCGCGCGGGTGATCGGCGCGCTCGATCTGGCCGAGCGGATGCGGGTTCCCGTCGAGTGGTTCGCGCTGTCGTCCGGCGCCAAGATCTCCATGGACTCCGGCGTGGAGAACATGGACTGGATCGCGGCGGCGCTCAAGCGGATCGTCGAGTTCACGCAGGACGGCGGCGAGATCAACATCGTCGTCTCCGGCATCACCGTCGGCGGCCAGCCGTACTGGAACGCCGAAGCCACAATGCTCATGCACACCAAGGGAATCCTCGTCATGACGCCGGATTCCGCGATGGTGCTCACGGGCAAGCAGTCGCTCGACTTCTCCGGTGGCGTGTCGGCCGAGGACAACTTCGGCATCGGCGGCTACGACCGCGTGATGGGCCCCAACGGCCAGGCGCAGTACTGGGCGCCGAACCTGGCGGGCGCGCGCGACGTGCTGATGTCCCACTACGACCACACCTACGTCGTGCCGGGCGAACCCGGCCCGCGCACCGCGGCGACGTCGGACCCGGTCAGCCGTGACATGTCGGACTTCCCGCACGCGATCGTCGGCAGCGACTTCACCACGGTGGGCCAGATCTTCTCGGCCGAGCACAACCCGGACCGGAAGAAGCCGTTCGACATCCGCACGGTGATGCGCGCCCTGTCCGACCAGGACCACCCGGTGCTGGAGCGCTGGGCCGGCATGGCCGACGCGGACACGGCGGCCGTGCAGGACGTGCACATCGGCGGGCACCCCGTGTGCCTGCTCGGCATCGAGTCGCGCTCGGTGCCGCGCCGAGGCTTCCCGCCCACCGACGGCCCGGACACCTACACCGCGGGCACGCTGTTCCCGCGTTCGTCCAAAAAGGTCGCCCGCGCGATCAACTCGGCCAGCGGCAACCGTCCGCTGGTGGTGCTGGCGAACCTGTCGGGCTTCGACGGCTCCCCGGAGTCCATGCGCAAGCTCCAGCTGGAGTACGGCGCCGAGATCGGCCGCGCGATCGTCAACTTCGACGGCCCGATCGTGTTCACCGTGATCTCCCGCTACCACGGCGGGGCGTTCGTGGTGTTCTCCAAGGCCCTCAACCCGAACATGACGGTGCTCGCGCTGGAGGGCTCGTTCGCCTCGGTGCTGGGCGGGGCGCCGGCCGCCGCGGTCGTGTTCTCGGGCGAGGTCAACACGCGCACGGCGAACGACCCGCGGGTCTCCTCACTGCAGGCGCGTCTGGGCGAGCTCAGCGGCGCCGAGCGCGCGGCCTGCGCGGCCGAACTGGCGGAGGTGCAGTCGTCCGTGCGCGCCGAGAAGCTGGGCGAGGTGGCCGCCGAGTTCGACCGCGTGCACAGCATCCAGCGCGCCGTGGAGGTCGGCTCGGTTGATGCGATCGTCAGCGTCGCGGACCTGCGGCCGCGGATCGTGGAGGCGATTGAGCACGGGTTGAAGCGCTGA
- a CDS encoding iron-containing alcohol dehydrogenase family protein has product MVRTEFGPGFVERLPEFAAELGGSRVFVVTDRGLRATGIVGRVEKIFAAAGVACVMHEDIGPNPATTELDRGAARLRENGAPVVIALGGGSALDAAKGISLLAGNPGSLAADADTLWSASDGLPIVAVPTTSGTGAETNGFGVVEDTRLCQKVYIGHDSVRPRIAVLDPELTLGLPAPITAATGLDALVHGVESLASLGADATSRADAARAVTLVGAWLPIAYRDGANLEARSQLMLGAHLAGQALTRSGLGLVHGLGHAITARTGIPHGVALAAVLEEVMTYTAPFAAAAYAQVADSLRAPAAIDAVRAISTAVDLKRPLRTFGLTRADLPALATAALADVVTKNAPRAPRQAEVEELLASVY; this is encoded by the coding sequence GTGGTGCGGACCGAGTTCGGGCCCGGCTTCGTCGAACGGCTGCCGGAGTTCGCCGCAGAGCTGGGCGGGTCGCGGGTCTTCGTGGTGACCGACCGCGGCCTGCGGGCGACGGGCATCGTCGGGCGCGTGGAGAAGATCTTCGCCGCGGCCGGCGTGGCCTGCGTCATGCACGAGGACATCGGCCCCAACCCCGCGACGACCGAGCTCGACCGCGGCGCCGCCCGCCTGCGTGAGAATGGGGCGCCCGTCGTGATCGCCCTCGGCGGCGGGTCCGCTCTGGACGCGGCCAAGGGTATCTCGCTGCTGGCCGGCAACCCCGGCTCGCTCGCCGCCGACGCGGACACCCTGTGGTCCGCTTCGGACGGGCTGCCGATCGTCGCCGTGCCCACGACGTCAGGGACCGGCGCGGAGACCAACGGTTTCGGCGTGGTGGAAGACACCCGCTTGTGCCAGAAAGTCTACATCGGACACGACTCGGTCCGCCCGCGCATCGCCGTGCTCGACCCGGAGCTCACACTCGGCCTCCCCGCCCCGATCACCGCCGCCACCGGCCTCGACGCCCTCGTCCACGGCGTCGAATCCCTCGCCTCCCTCGGCGCCGACGCCACGTCGCGGGCCGACGCCGCCCGCGCCGTCACCCTCGTCGGCGCCTGGCTCCCGATCGCCTACCGCGACGGTGCCAACCTGGAGGCTCGCTCCCAGCTCATGCTCGGTGCGCACCTCGCGGGCCAAGCCCTGACCCGCTCGGGCCTCGGCCTGGTCCACGGCCTCGGCCACGCCATCACCGCCCGCACCGGCATCCCGCACGGCGTCGCGCTGGCCGCGGTCCTTGAGGAGGTCATGACCTACACGGCCCCCTTCGCGGCCGCCGCCTACGCGCAGGTCGCCGACTCCCTCCGCGCCCCCGCCGCCATCGACGCCGTCCGCGCGATCTCCACGGCCGTCGACCTCAAACGCCCGCTCCGCACCTTCGGCCTCACGCGCGCCGACCTGCCCGCCCTGGCCACGGCCGCCCTGGCGGACGTGGTGACGAAGAACGCTCCCCGCGCGCCGCGACAGGCCGAGGTCGAGGAGCTGCTCGCGTCCGTCTACTGA
- a CDS encoding aldehyde dehydrogenase family protein, with protein sequence MNTFDASDVITPFGGFKAAGVGRDKSLHALDAYTALKITWLDLT encoded by the coding sequence GTGAACACGTTCGACGCGAGCGACGTCATCACCCCGTTCGGCGGGTTCAAGGCGGCCGGTGTGGGGCGCGACAAGTCGCTGCACGCGCTCGACGCGTACACCGCGCTGAAGATCACCTGGCTCGACCTCACCTGA
- a CDS encoding mandelate racemase/muconate lactonizing enzyme family protein: protein MKITAITLDHLRLPLDPPLRAAWDPEPRRHFDATIVRVHTDEGVTGIGSGDTMAGFEAVAHLFVGTDPLDIVRHVKAIETANFHGGRYWPLEAALWDIIGQVAGLPVATLFGNSARSLPVYASSAELKPPAERVEAAQQAREAGFRALKIRIDRDRADEGVVTVAAVRDALGSNFHIMVDLNQSWRMAGDTAPATDLAATRRLVRRLAELDVFWVEEPLPYADVEGFRTLRSENPGVRIAAGEMHHSVPDLLCYLEQDVLDVYQMDAVLAVGMHRARTLAEVAQLKHRAFTPHSWTNGIGLLANLALAAGVGAGPYLEFPYDPPGWTPERRDFMLAEPLTITPGGELAVPQRPGLGVELDEEAVDRWRI from the coding sequence ATGAAGATCACCGCGATCACCCTCGACCACCTGCGCCTGCCGCTCGATCCCCCGCTGCGAGCGGCGTGGGACCCCGAGCCGCGGCGGCACTTCGACGCCACGATCGTGCGCGTCCACACCGACGAAGGCGTCACCGGCATCGGCTCCGGTGACACGATGGCCGGGTTCGAGGCCGTGGCGCACCTGTTCGTCGGCACCGATCCGCTCGACATCGTCCGCCACGTCAAGGCCATCGAAACGGCCAACTTCCACGGCGGCCGCTACTGGCCGCTCGAAGCCGCCCTCTGGGACATCATCGGCCAGGTCGCGGGCCTCCCCGTCGCCACGCTCTTCGGGAACTCCGCGCGGTCGCTGCCGGTCTACGCGTCCTCGGCGGAGCTCAAGCCGCCGGCCGAACGCGTCGAGGCAGCGCAGCAGGCCCGTGAAGCAGGCTTCCGCGCGCTCAAGATCCGCATCGACCGCGACCGCGCCGACGAAGGTGTCGTGACCGTCGCAGCCGTGCGTGATGCTCTCGGTTCGAATTTTCACATCATGGTGGATCTCAACCAGTCGTGGCGCATGGCCGGGGACACCGCGCCCGCCACCGACCTCGCCGCGACCCGCCGGCTCGTGCGCCGGTTGGCCGAGCTCGACGTGTTCTGGGTCGAGGAACCCTTGCCCTACGCCGATGTCGAAGGTTTTCGCACGCTGCGTTCGGAAAACCCCGGAGTTCGCATCGCCGCGGGAGAAATGCACCACTCCGTGCCCGACCTGCTGTGCTATCTCGAACAAGACGTGCTCGATGTCTACCAAATGGACGCCGTGCTCGCGGTGGGAATGCACCGCGCCCGCACCCTCGCCGAGGTGGCGCAGCTGAAACACCGCGCGTTCACCCCGCACAGCTGGACCAACGGCATCGGCCTGCTCGCGAATCTCGCGCTGGCCGCGGGCGTCGGCGCCGGCCCGTATCTGGAGTTCCCGTACGACCCGCCGGGCTGGACTCCGGAACGACGCGACTTCATGCTGGCCGAACCCCTGACGATCACCCCGGGCGGCGAGCTCGCCGTGCCACAGCGGCCCGGGCTCGGCGTCGAACTCGACGAGGAGGCGGTGGACCGGTGGCGGATCTGA
- a CDS encoding helix-turn-helix domain-containing protein: MTVSGHGLRRDLDLLEALASTEAQRAGGLGVVRLAEVTGREKSQVSRALKALALEGVVERDPDTLRYCMGRRLFRWSRAVPRTGWCGPRSR; the protein is encoded by the coding sequence ATGACGGTGTCCGGGCACGGGCTGCGTCGCGACCTCGACCTGCTCGAGGCCCTGGCGTCTACCGAGGCCCAGCGCGCGGGCGGCCTCGGCGTGGTGCGGCTGGCGGAGGTGACCGGGCGCGAGAAGAGCCAGGTCTCGCGGGCGCTCAAGGCGCTGGCGCTGGAGGGCGTGGTCGAGCGCGATCCCGACACCCTCCGCTACTGCATGGGCCGGCGCCTCTTTCGCTGGTCGCGCGCAGTGCCGAGGACCGGCTGGTGCGGGCCGCGGAGCCGGTGA
- a CDS encoding IclR family transcriptional regulator: MRAAEPVMHSLSADLEETSHLCVLRDREVLTLLSVSGHSFRVHEWEGRGVPADRTSAGRVLLFDATPDELYVRFPGHPALPALWTTIRAARDEGFARVAEEFEAGLSGVSAPVRDFRGRVVAALNISAPHARIGSRLAEAGTRTVTAADVVSAHLGWEPEPPPGRMT, from the coding sequence GTGCGGGCCGCGGAGCCGGTGATGCACTCGCTGTCGGCGGACCTCGAGGAGACGAGCCACCTGTGCGTGCTGCGCGACCGCGAGGTGCTGACGCTGCTTTCGGTGTCGGGGCACTCGTTCCGCGTCCACGAATGGGAGGGCCGCGGCGTCCCGGCCGACCGCACCTCCGCCGGGCGCGTGCTGCTATTCGACGCGACGCCCGACGAGCTCTACGTGCGCTTCCCGGGCCACCCGGCACTGCCGGCGTTGTGGACCACGATCCGGGCCGCCCGCGACGAGGGGTTTGCCCGGGTGGCGGAGGAGTTCGAGGCCGGGCTGTCCGGCGTGTCGGCTCCGGTGCGGGACTTCCGGGGGCGCGTGGTGGCGGCGTTGAACATCTCGGCGCCGCACGCGCGGATCGGTTCGCGGCTGGCGGAGGCCGGGACCCGGACGGTGACGGCGGCGGATGTGGTTTCGGCGCATCTGGGGTGGGAGCCGGAGCCACCGCCCGGGCGGATGACCTGA
- a CDS encoding PadR family transcriptional regulator: MSETAGNNHLFRGFGGPERFGDQEGGFGSHHHRHHGGPARGEPFGFEHHDPRHHHPWSGDPGEHLMRDHGPGHGSWSGDPGEHRGPGHWPGGPGDHHGPGHFGAPPEPFGFAPDAARGPGGFPPPPPPPVPPGPGFPGFPEFGGFPGGPGGPRGWPRGRGQWGRNARGPVRPVRPAVLALLAESPMHGYQIMQEIRRRTDEEWRPSPGSIYPILQQLEDEGLVRTVENGGRRVAQLTDAGREHIAGREDEFAALWESHTSDGGPDSDRFAALHRQLGDLSSAAGQVAYAGTDAQVTAMGKILADARRRLYALLAEDQDYPED, from the coding sequence ATGAGCGAGACGGCAGGCAACAACCACCTGTTCCGCGGCTTCGGCGGTCCCGAGCGCTTCGGCGACCAGGAGGGCGGCTTCGGTTCCCACCACCACCGCCACCACGGTGGCCCGGCCCGCGGCGAGCCCTTCGGTTTCGAACACCACGACCCGCGTCACCACCACCCGTGGTCCGGCGATCCGGGTGAGCACCTCATGCGGGATCACGGCCCTGGTCACGGTTCGTGGTCCGGCGATCCGGGTGAGCACCGGGGACCCGGCCACTGGCCCGGCGGCCCCGGTGACCACCACGGCCCGGGCCATTTCGGCGCCCCGCCAGAGCCGTTCGGTTTCGCCCCCGACGCCGCCCGCGGCCCGGGCGGGTTCCCGCCACCGCCACCGCCGCCGGTGCCGCCCGGCCCGGGTTTCCCCGGCTTCCCGGAGTTCGGTGGCTTCCCCGGTGGCCCGGGCGGTCCACGCGGCTGGCCTCGCGGCCGCGGACAGTGGGGCCGAAACGCCCGTGGCCCGGTGCGTCCCGTCCGCCCCGCGGTGCTCGCCCTGCTCGCCGAGAGCCCGATGCACGGCTACCAGATCATGCAGGAGATTCGGCGCCGCACCGACGAGGAGTGGCGCCCCAGTCCCGGCTCGATCTACCCGATCCTGCAGCAACTGGAGGACGAGGGCCTCGTGCGCACCGTCGAAAACGGTGGCCGCCGCGTCGCCCAGCTCACCGACGCGGGCCGCGAGCACATCGCCGGGCGAGAAGACGAGTTCGCGGCCCTCTGGGAGTCCCACACCTCCGACGGCGGCCCGGACTCCGACCGCTTCGCCGCCCTGCACCGGCAACTCGGCGACCTCTCGTCAGCCGCGGGTCAAGTCGCCTACGCCGGCACGGACGCCCAGGTGACCGCCATGGGCAAAATCCTGGCCGACGCCCGCCGCCGCCTCTACGCCCTCCTCGCCGAAGACCAGGACTACCCCGAAGACTGA
- a CDS encoding MFS transporter → MDAFDYFLVVFILADIAKDKSFGATATQLAFITTATLVMRPVGALVFGLWADRVGRRLPLMVDVLLYSVAGVLCAVAPNFTVLLILRFIYGIGMGGEWGLGAALAMEKIPVQRRGFFSGVLQAGYSSGYLVAALAYLLFHTALDLDWRWIFVLSVFPALISLLIRSRVKESEVWEAAQEKMRVTRTSVKDVLLNAKVIRRFVYLIVLMTAFNWLSHGTQDVYPTFLKSTEHGGAGLSASTSTWIAVIYNIGAIIGGLTFGALSERFGRRVTIVSAAVLGLPIIPIFAFDHGAGMLALGSFLMQIMVQGAWGVIPAHLTEMSPDAIRGFYPGVTYQLGNLLAALNLPIQEAIAQSQGYSAALLWTVIPALVCVAVLTAVGKEAKSIRFGSEAATTAPAASSGAQ, encoded by the coding sequence ATGGACGCGTTCGACTACTTCCTCGTCGTGTTCATCCTGGCGGACATCGCCAAGGACAAGTCCTTCGGCGCGACCGCGACGCAGCTCGCGTTCATCACCACGGCGACGCTCGTGATGCGGCCCGTGGGCGCACTGGTGTTCGGGCTGTGGGCGGACCGCGTCGGCCGACGGCTCCCGTTGATGGTGGACGTGCTGCTGTACTCCGTCGCCGGCGTGCTCTGCGCGGTGGCGCCGAACTTCACCGTGTTGCTGATCCTGCGGTTCATCTATGGCATCGGCATGGGCGGCGAGTGGGGCCTGGGCGCCGCGCTGGCCATGGAGAAGATTCCGGTGCAGCGTCGTGGGTTCTTCTCGGGGGTGCTGCAGGCCGGCTACTCGAGCGGCTACCTGGTGGCCGCGCTGGCGTACCTGCTGTTCCACACCGCGCTCGACCTGGACTGGCGCTGGATTTTCGTGCTGAGCGTGTTCCCGGCGCTCATCAGCCTGCTGATCCGCTCGCGCGTCAAGGAATCCGAGGTGTGGGAGGCCGCGCAGGAGAAGATGCGGGTCACGCGCACGTCGGTCAAGGACGTCCTGCTCAACGCGAAGGTCATCCGCCGTTTTGTGTACCTGATCGTGCTGATGACGGCGTTCAACTGGCTCAGTCACGGCACGCAGGACGTCTACCCGACGTTCCTCAAATCCACCGAACACGGCGGCGCCGGCCTGAGCGCGTCGACGAGCACGTGGATCGCCGTGATCTACAACATCGGCGCGATCATCGGCGGTCTCACGTTCGGCGCGCTGTCCGAACGCTTCGGGCGGCGCGTGACCATCGTCAGCGCCGCCGTGCTGGGCCTGCCGATCATCCCGATCTTCGCGTTCGACCACGGCGCCGGCATGCTGGCGCTCGGGTCGTTCCTCATGCAGATCATGGTGCAGGGCGCGTGGGGCGTCATCCCGGCCCACCTCACCGAAATGTCCCCCGACGCGATCCGCGGCTTCTACCCCGGCGTCACCTACCAGCTGGGCAACCTGCTGGCCGCGCTGAACCTACCGATCCAGGAAGCCATCGCGCAGTCGCAGGGCTACTCGGCCGCTCTCTTGTGGACAGTCATTCCGGCGCTGGTCTGCGTCGCCGTCCTGACCGCCGTGGGCAAGGAAGCCAAGTCCATCCGCTTCGGCAGCGAGGCGGCAACCACCGCACCGGCGGCGAGCTCGGGCGCGCAGTAG